The Agrococcus sp. SGAir0287 DNA window CCACATCGGGTCCAGCGGTCCCGCCGCTCGCCGAATCGTTCGGATGCACGTGCTGGTAGGCGAGGTCGCCCTGGCGCAGTGCCACCAGGTGGCCGAATGCGCCCAGGTAGGGCTGCAGCGCGGTGACGGGCTCTCCATCTCGCTGGACGGAGAGGGTCACCGTGCTCTGCTCGCCTGCGGTCAGCGTGCCGTCGACGGAGACGTCGAACGGGCCCGCCGTCGTCGAGGCGATGTCCGAGGTAGGACCCTCGGGGGTGACGTCGCCTGCGACCGACACCGTCTGGCTGAGGGTCACGGATGCCGCTGCGTCGCCATCGCCAGCGATGAAGTCGGCGAAGATGCGGTAGCTGCCCGGAGCACTCCACTGCCACGGCAGCGACCATGTGCCGCTCTCGCCACGTTCCGGGTGCACATGACGAAACTGCGTGCCATCGTCACGAACGACGATCGCGTGCAGGTCCTGCTGGTGCTCCTCGACGTAGTCAGTCAGCACGCTCCCATGAGCATCCAGCACCCGGAACTGCAGGGTGCCGACGACGGCAACGGTTGCTGGCGCGCTGACAGCGTCGAGGCGATACCCATTGGACTCGATCGCCAGACCATCCGAGTGCTCGGCCACCGACGAGCCATGCGCGTCTGCATGCTCGGCGTCGGCGCCTGCTGCTGCTTCCCACTCGCCGACGACCGAGTCAGGCACGACGGCCTTGCCTGCGAAGGTCGCGACGGCGAAGACGAGCGCGAGGACGCCCCCGTAGAGGCCCAGCCGCGCGAGCGGCTTCACTGGCTTCGCGTGGCGGAGTAGCCGGCCTCATCCACGGCGGCCAGCACTGCCGCGTCATCGACCGGGCCTTCGGCGTCGATGACGAGGCGGCCGGACTGCGCGTCGACGTCGACGACGCTGACGCCATCGATCTGCGAGACCTCCTCGCGCACGGACCCCTCGCAGTGGCTGCAGGTCATCCCGGTGACGGTGTACTCGATGGTGCTCATGTCGTGCTCCTCGCTGACGTCTTGGATACCCCCAGGGGGTACGGCGCACGCCACGATACCCATAGGGGGTATGCGGCGCAACCCCCGAAAGGTGGTGCGCGATGCTGCACCCCTGGCGGGGCGAATAGTGTCACCTGGTACTGTCGGCGCCCATGACCGTCCGCGATGGCTGGCGCTTCCGCGCCGCGCATCGCATCCACCGACCCCTGGAGCAGGTGCTGCGCTCGGCGCTGGGTCGGCCTGCATCATTCCTTGCCCTGGCGCTCGTGGTCGCGGCGACCGCGGTCGGGTTGGTCGCCATGCACTCCTTGACCGGGGCCGCAGGGCAGCACGAGCATGCGTCCGCGCACGCTCCGTCCGCGGAGATCGCTGACTTCGCCGCGGCCCCTGACCCCGGCGGCAATGCCGCAGGGTGTGAGGACTGCGGCCATCACGCGGCGATGGCGGGCGCCCTGTGCTCGCTTGCGCTGATCGCGCTGGCCGTCGTGCTCTTGGTGCGGCCGACAGGGTCGGTCGCCATGTCACGGGCGCCCTGGATGCACGCGAGGTCGGTGCTGCCGGTGCTGCCGCGCGCCGCGCGCTCTTTGCAGGAGCTCGGTCTCAGTCGAACGTGAGGGGCGGGTCGGCCTGCCGACTTTCGCCCCTTGCATGCGCTCGCGCGCTGCACCGATCGACCCTGAAGGAACCCCACCGTGCTCTCTCGCGCTCTCGCGCCCTCATCGAATCGACAACTCACCCGACTCGCTCCTGCAGCCATTGCGGCGCTAACCCTTGTCGCGCTCACGGCTTGCTCCACGGAGCCCGAGCCTCTCGCAGTCCCGCAGGCGCCAACCCACATCCATGACGTCGCCTTCTCCGCCGACGGCACCCTGCTGGTCGGCACTCACACCGGCGTCTTGGTGACCGCACCGGGTGAACCCGCTTCGCTGCTCGGCGACACGTCCTTCGACGCCATGGGCCTCGTCGCGACGAGCGACGCCATCCACGCATCGGGGCATCCTTCCGCGTCCACACCCGAGTTCGCCTACCCCAACGTGGGCTTGCTCACCTTCGATGGCGACGCGTGGACGACGACGTCGCCTGCCGACGGCGCAGACTTCCACGCGCTCGCCGCTGGCGACGCCGACCCGAGCCGCCTCGTGGGATTGCGCTCGGATTCACCCACCTTGCAGATCACGGCCGACGGAGGCGCGTCGTGGTCATCTGGTGCGGCGCTCGCCGCCCGTGATCTCGTCGTCGACGACGGAGACCCCGACGTGGTCCTCGCCACCACAGCAGACGGGCCCGTGCTCAGCGTCGACGGCGGCGCAACGTTCGGCGCCTTGCCCGAGGCCCCGTTGCTCGTCGTCGCCGCGACCGCCGGCCCCGGCGCCATGATCGGCGTCGACCCCGACGGCACCATCTGGCGCGCAGAGCCCCGAAGCGCGACGTGGCAGGAGGTCGGCACCGTCGAACCCGGCGTCGTCGCCATCGCCGCAGACGACGGCGCAGACACCCTCGCCATCGCCTACGAGAGCTCCGCATTGCTGTCGACCGATGCCGGCGCGACCTGGTCGCCGGTGGAGCTCACCGCGTGACCGCCGCAACGCAGACCCCTGTCCCCACGGAATCCCGCATCAGTGACCTTCCCTCCCCGCTGACGCGGCGAGAGCGTCGCCAGCGCGAAGCGGCCCTGATAGCAAGGCAGGGGATCAAAGCGGCAAGCGACCACGACGGACCGGCGGTCGCGGGAGCGATCGCGCACGCTCGACCTCGACCCGTAGGGCCGCGTCCCGAGCGGGTCATGACGGTGCAGCCCCCGGTAGCTACGGGTCGGGGAACCGATGCGCGACGCCGGACGCTCGCCGCCGTTGCCGCCAGCTTCGCCTTCGCACTCACCCTGACCGTCAGCCTCCCCGCCGTCGCTGCGGTGAACGACAACAACGCGGCACAACCGCTGCAGATGTGGGCCACCACCCAGGAGCTCCAGGTCCAAGGACAGGCCGCCGCAGACCTCGCCGGGCCAGAGTCGTTCGGCGTCGTCCAGGACCCCTACGCCGCAGCGTTGCTCGATCCTCAGCAGACCGCATCCCTAGAGGCAGCGACGTCCGCCGCCGCCGGCAACTACTTCGACGCGAACCCGGCGTATGACGAGGTCTGGTCGCAGCTGTCGACGACCTACGTGCAGACACCCTTCCCGTCCCGAGCGGAACTGCCGATCTCGAGCCCGTTCGCTCCACGGTGGGGGAAGTTCCACTATGGCCTCGACGTCCCGCTGGCCCAAGGGGAGCCGATCTTTCCTGTAGCCAACGGCGTCGTGACCGCCGTGTTCCAGGGGGACGAGCCCGGCGGAGGCGGCTACATGGTCGTCGTCGAGCACAACATCGACGGCAGGTTCTTCCAGTCCTGGTACGCCCACATGCAGGCCGGCTCGATCGACGTCGCCCTCGGCGACGTCGTCACGCTCGACACCCAGCTCGGCGCCGTCGGTTCGACCGGCAACTCGACTGGACCGCACCTGCACCTGGAGATCAAGAATCCCGATTACGAATCGATCGACCCCATCGCCTGGATGGAGTCTCGAGCCGAGGTGACCGCACCCGGCGGCTACTAGGCCGCCACCAGTACCAGCGCACCGGACGGCGTACAAGCGCCTCGGGGAGCACCCCGACCTTCCGTAGCCTCGGCACCACCAACGCAAGGAGAGATCAGCATGACTGCCATCACGGAGATGATCACGACTCACCCAAAGGCATCGCAGAGCGCCGACGCAAGCGAGCTGGCCGAGTGCATCGAGGCATGTGTCGAATGCGCTCAGGTATGCACCACGTGCGCAGACGCGTGCCTGTCGGAAGCCATGGTCGCGGAGCTCACAGCGTGCATCCGCACCAACCTGGACTGCGCGGACGCGTGCTCGACCGCGGCACGAACCCTCGCTCGCAACGTGGCCGATCCGGCCCGAGCGCGAGCCGCAGTGGAGGCAGCGCTCGCCGCCGCCCGAGCTTGCGCGCAGGAATGCGACTCTCATGCCGACATGCACGAGCACTGTCGAATCTGCGCTGACGCCTGCCGACGGTGCGAGGCTGCGTGCGAGCGGCTACTTCAGACGCTCTGAGCACCAGGGAATCCCACCTCGCATACGCCGAAGCAACTCATGGCCCGGTAGTGGCGCTGGAGCCGTCACATCCGCCTTCAGCGTCTGGAACGACTGGATACCGGGGATATCAACCTAGGTCGTGAGCTCCTTCGCGAAGTCCTCTGGTTCTGAGGTCGACGCGCTCCACGCGCATGAACCCTCGACGCGCTATCGACGAGCGGGGGCGATCTCCTCGATCAGGCTGGCGATGCGTCCGCGGATCTCGTCGCGGATGGGGCGCACGTCCTCGATGCCCTGACCCGCGGGGTCGTCGAGCTCCCAGTCCTCGTAGCGCTTCCCCGGGAAGATCGGGCAGGCGTCGCCGCAGCCCATCGTGATGACGACGTCGGACTCGCGCACGGCGTCGACGGTCAGCACCTTCGGCTGCTCCGCGGTGATGTCGATGCCTTCCTCCGCCATCGCGGCGACGGCAACCGGGTTGATCTGCTCAGCAGGCATCGAGCCTGCCGACCGGACGTCGATGCGGCCTTCGCCGAGGCTGCGAAGGTAGCCGGCGGCCATCTGCGAGCGGCCGGCGTTGTGAACGCAGACGAACAGGACGGTGGGCTTGGAATCGGTCATGGGTCTTTCCGTTCAGCGGGTGGGGGAGAGGTCGGTGAGGAGCTGCTGGACGCGGGCTGCGATGTCGTCGCGGATCGCTGCAACGCCCTCGGGGGAGGCAAGGGCGGGGTCGCCCACGGCCCAATCCTCGTAGCGGACGCCGGGAATGACGGGGCACACGTCGCCGCAGCCCATCGTGATGACGACGTCCGCGGCACGGACTGCGTCGTCGGTCAGCGGCTTCGGGAAGGCGGTCGCCGCGGTGGGGGCGTCGATCTCCTCGAGGAGGGGTCGCACGTTCGGGTGGACGTCGGCGGCGGGCGTCGAGCCGGCGGAGCGTGCGACGACGCGACCGCCGGCGTACTGATTGACGAGCGCGGCCGCGAGCTGGGAGCGGCCAGCGTTCGCTACGCACACGAACAGCACCTGCGGCACCGAGCCACCGCGATCGCGCTCGAGGTCGCTCAGGCGCTGCCTGGCGAAGCGCTCCGTCAGCGGCACCAGGTGCGCGGTGACGCGAGCCGTGCGAGCGAGTCCCGTGTAGGACTCTCGGACGATGGATGCGACGACGTCTGCGCTGAGGGCTGGATGAGTGGCGGCGAGGGTGTGGGCGAGGTGGTCGAGCGCCTCGTCGACGTCTGCCAGGCCGCGGTAGCCGTCGCGGACGGCGGGATTCACGGCGGCGGGCGCGAACGAGTCGAGCAGTGTGGTGACGGCGGGCTGGAGTGCGGGGGTGATGCGGTACCAGACCCAGGTGCCGCGACGTTCGGAGGTGACGACGCCGGCGTCCTTGAGGACCTTGAGGTGATGCGAGACGGTCGGTTGCGACACCTCAGCGAGCTCGGCGAGGTCGCACACGCACGACTCGCCGCGTCCGTCGGTGGCGATCGCGGACAGCATCCGCAGCCGCAGCGGGTCGGAGAGCGCCTTCAGCGTCGTCGCGAGCGATCCGGCAGCGGCCTCGCTGATGGCGTGCGTGTCGGCGGCGACGCAGGCGTCCGTGGTGGTGGGAGTGCTCATCGTCGAGTCCTCTCGATGGGCCGCGCGGCCGCGGTGGAATCCGGGTCGGTGGCGGTGGGGTCGGTGCGGAACCAGGATCGGGCGATCCAGAGCGAGACGTAGACGAGGCCCACGAGCACGGGGACCTCGATGAGGGGGCCGACGACGCCTGCCAGCGCTTCGCCGGAGGTCGCGCCGAAGGTGCCGATCGCGACGGCGATCGCGAGCTCGAAGTTGTTGCCGGCGGCGGTGAACGCCAGCGTGGTGGCGCGGGCGTAGCCGAGGCCGAGCAGCTTGCCGGTGACGATGCCGATGGTCCACATGAGCGCGAAGTAGGCCAGCAGCGGCAGCGCGATGCGCACCACGTCGAGCGGCTGCGAGGTGATCGCGTCGCCCTGGAGGGCGAACAGCAGCACGATCGTGAACAGCAGACCGTAGAGCGCCCACGGTCCGACCTTCGGCAGGAATCGGTCCTCGTACCAGGCGCGTCCCCGGCGGCGCTCGCCGATCCACCGCGACGCGAATCCGGCCAGCAGCGGCAGGCCGAGGAAGATCAGCACGTTCAGGGCGATCTCGCCGATCGAGACGTTCAGACCCTGCGAGTCGAGGCCGAGCCAGCCCGGCAGGACGGTCAGGTAGAACCAGCCGAGCAGGGCGAACGCGACGACCTGGAAGGCGGAGTTGATGGCGACGAGCACCGCGGCGGCCTCTCGGTCGCCGCATGCGAGGTCATTCCAGATGACGACCATGGCGATGCAGCGGGCGAGGCCGACGATGATGAGGCCGGTGCGGTACTCGGGCAGGTCCGGCAGGAACGTCCAGGCGAGCGCGAACATGAGCGCAGGCCCGACGATCCCGTTGAGCAGCAGCGATGCCAGCAGCAGCTTCCGGTCGCCGGTGACCGCGGCGACGCGGTCGTAACGGACCTTCGCCAGCACCGGGTACATCATCACCAGCAGGCCGAGCGCGATCGGGATCGAGATCCCGCCGACCTCGAGCGCGGCGAGCACGTCGGACACGCCCGGCAACGCGGAGCCGATGACGAGCCCGGCGACCATGGCCAGGCCGATCCACGCGGGCAGCCAGCGGTCGAGCGTAGATAGGCGACGCATCGCGCCCGTCCCGGTCGCGTCGGTCATGCCACGACCGCCTCAGGGGCTGCAGCCGGAGCGTCGGCGTCGAGGGCGGAGAGGTAGTGCTGCGCGTCCTGCGCGGCGGCGCAGCCGGTGCCGGCTGCGGTGATCGCCTGCCGGTAGGTGTGGTCGACGAGGTCGCCGGCGGCGAACACGCCCGGCAGGTTCGTGCGGGTGGAGGGGTGGTCGACGAGCACGTAGCCGTCGGCGTCGACGTCGACCTGGTCGGCGACGAGCTCGGAGCGCGGGTCGTGACCGATCGCGACGAACACGCCGGTCGCGTCGAGTACGCGCTCGGCGCCGGTGACGGTGTCGCGCAGCGTCACGCCCTCGATCTTCGCATCGCCGACGAACCCCGCGATCTCGCTGTTCCAGGCAACCTCGATCTTCGGGTCGGCGAGGGCACGAGCAGCCATGATCGCCGACGCGCGGAAGGTGTCGCGGCGGTGCACGATCGTCACCTTCGACGCGAACCGGGTCAGGAACAGCGCCTCCTCCATCGCCGAATCGCCGCCACCGACGACGACGATCTCTTGCTGGCGGAAGAAGAATCCGTCGCAGGTCGCGCACCACGACAGGCCGTGACCGGTCAGGCGCTCCTCGTCGGCCAGCCCCAGCTTGCGGTAGGCAGACCCCATCGTGAGGATCGCAGTGCGAGCGAGGACCGCCTCGCCAAGCCCCGTCTCGACGCGCTTCACATCGCCCGCCAGATCGACCCGCACCGCGTCGTCGAACACGATGCGCGCACCGAACCGCTCGGCCTGCGCACGCATCGACTCCATCAGGTCAGGGCCCTGGATGCCGTCGACGAAGCCGGGGAAGTTCTCCACCTCGGTCGTCGTCATGAGCGCGCCGCCGGCGGTCACCGACCCGGCCAGCACCACCGGCTCCAGGCCCGCGCGCGCGGCGTACACCGCTGCGGTATAGCCGGCCGGCCCCGATCCGATGATCACGACATCCATGATCTGATTCGACATGCCTCTATATTGAGGTTTGTCGAATCAGCGCGCAAGTCGCGCCGGATGAACATCAGGTGACGGGGCGCGCGCCGATCTGGACCAGGGCGGGCGCGGGCGCGCAGCATCCGGAGGCGGCAGGCGCGTCGAACGCGCTCGCGCCGCCGCAGACGCCGGTGTCGGGCAGGACGAGCTCGTCGCGGGCTGCAGCCTCATGGTCGCCAGCGATGTGCGCTGCGACGCTGCGGACCTGCTCGTATCCGGTGAGCGCGAGGAACGTCGGGGCGCGACCGTAGGACTTCGCGCCCACGACGAAGAGGTTCGCGTCGGGCTGGGCGAGCTCGGCCGCGCCGGTGGCACCGACCGAGCCGCAGGAGTGGAGGTTCGGGTCGATCGACGCGGCGATCCCGTCGACGGCGTCCAGCGACGAGTCGAT harbors:
- a CDS encoding M23 family metallopeptidase, which translates into the protein MTVQPPVATGRGTDARRRTLAAVAASFAFALTLTVSLPAVAAVNDNNAAQPLQMWATTQELQVQGQAAADLAGPESFGVVQDPYAAALLDPQQTASLEAATSAAAGNYFDANPAYDEVWSQLSTTYVQTPFPSRAELPISSPFAPRWGKFHYGLDVPLAQGEPIFPVANGVVTAVFQGDEPGGGGYMVVVEHNIDGRFFQSWYAHMQAGSIDVALGDVVTLDTQLGAVGSTGNSTGPHLHLEIKNPDYESIDPIAWMESRAEVTAPGGY
- a CDS encoding arsenate reductase ArsC yields the protein MTDSKPTVLFVCVHNAGRSQMAAGYLRSLGEGRIDVRSAGSMPAEQINPVAVAAMAEEGIDITAEQPKVLTVDAVRESDVVITMGCGDACPIFPGKRYEDWELDDPAGQGIEDVRPIRDEIRGRIASLIEEIAPARR
- the arsB gene encoding ACR3 family arsenite efflux transporter, with the translated sequence MTDATGTGAMRRLSTLDRWLPAWIGLAMVAGLVIGSALPGVSDVLAALEVGGISIPIALGLLVMMYPVLAKVRYDRVAAVTGDRKLLLASLLLNGIVGPALMFALAWTFLPDLPEYRTGLIIVGLARCIAMVVIWNDLACGDREAAAVLVAINSAFQVVAFALLGWFYLTVLPGWLGLDSQGLNVSIGEIALNVLIFLGLPLLAGFASRWIGERRRGRAWYEDRFLPKVGPWALYGLLFTIVLLFALQGDAITSQPLDVVRIALPLLAYFALMWTIGIVTGKLLGLGYARATTLAFTAAGNNFELAIAVAIGTFGATSGEALAGVVGPLIEVPVLVGLVYVSLWIARSWFRTDPTATDPDSTAAARPIERTRR
- a CDS encoding DUF6153 family protein encodes the protein MTVRDGWRFRAAHRIHRPLEQVLRSALGRPASFLALALVVAATAVGLVAMHSLTGAAGQHEHASAHAPSAEIADFAAAPDPGGNAAGCEDCGHHAAMAGALCSLALIALAVVLLVRPTGSVAMSRAPWMHARSVLPVLPRAARSLQELGLSRT
- the trxB gene encoding thioredoxin-disulfide reductase, with the translated sequence MDVVIIGSGPAGYTAAVYAARAGLEPVVLAGSVTAGGALMTTTEVENFPGFVDGIQGPDLMESMRAQAERFGARIVFDDAVRVDLAGDVKRVETGLGEAVLARTAILTMGSAYRKLGLADEERLTGHGLSWCATCDGFFFRQQEIVVVGGGDSAMEEALFLTRFASKVTIVHRRDTFRASAIMAARALADPKIEVAWNSEIAGFVGDAKIEGVTLRDTVTGAERVLDATGVFVAIGHDPRSELVADQVDVDADGYVLVDHPSTRTNLPGVFAAGDLVDHTYRQAITAAGTGCAAAQDAQHYLSALDADAPAAAPEAVVA
- a CDS encoding heavy-metal-associated domain-containing protein; this translates as MSTIEYTVTGMTCSHCEGSVREEVSQIDGVSVVDVDAQSGRLVIDAEGPVDDAAVLAAVDEAGYSATRSQ
- a CDS encoding heavy-metal-associated domain-containing protein, with amino-acid sequence MKPLARLGLYGGVLALVFAVATFAGKAVVPDSVVGEWEAAAGADAEHADAHGSSVAEHSDGLAIESNGYRLDAVSAPATVAVVGTLQFRVLDAHGSVLTDYVEEHQQDLHAIVVRDDGTQFRHVHPERGESGTWSLPWQWSAPGSYRIFADFIAGDGDAAASVTLSQTVSVAGDVTPEGPTSDIASTTAGPFDVSVDGTLTAGEQSTVTLSVQRDGEPVTALQPYLGAFGHLVALRQGDLAYQHVHPNDSASGGTAGPDVAFTASVPTPGLYLLYFDFQVDDEVHTATLALTTDSPTTDSH
- a CDS encoding metalloregulator ArsR/SmtB family transcription factor — its product is MSTPTTTDACVAADTHAISEAAAGSLATTLKALSDPLRLRMLSAIATDGRGESCVCDLAELAEVSQPTVSHHLKVLKDAGVVTSERRGTWVWYRITPALQPAVTTLLDSFAPAAVNPAVRDGYRGLADVDEALDHLAHTLAATHPALSADVVASIVRESYTGLARTARVTAHLVPLTERFARQRLSDLERDRGGSVPQVLFVCVANAGRSQLAAALVNQYAGGRVVARSAGSTPAADVHPNVRPLLEEIDAPTAATAFPKPLTDDAVRAADVVITMGCGDVCPVIPGVRYEDWAVGDPALASPEGVAAIRDDIAARVQQLLTDLSPTR